From Streptomyces sp. NBC_00775, one genomic window encodes:
- a CDS encoding ribonuclease inhibitor gives MSEPDPETEPESGAKFAGVPPVVPRPVAELAPLLDWLRGGRPAGERLDFTAGTALPDGRLDLCKQGIGAQGAALVAEALSERSEGPSPVRHLLLGTDGLGDEGAAAVSAGADVETLYLGCNGITAGGACRIADNLRASPRVVTGVWLKRNPLDSGGGQAAAELIEAARSLRTLDLVQTGLDAAGTVVLADALLAAAENGRRIERLFIGGNPLGADGAVPLAALIVAGAIGELYVSAARLGDGGALRLAAALERAPHGRLGRLSVASNGIGPGAAARLVTAATAAGVTLLDLGRVRAAAVLGAADNRVDLTAAEAIADALASAEHRLTHLVLTHTGMRSREAHRLLDTAPSAVTATRFVLGQGIATSVKRRLEALSAHVPMPSVPADVAAVRSVHRTAPPDGDDHR, from the coding sequence GTGAGCGAGCCCGATCCGGAGACAGAGCCGGAGTCCGGGGCGAAGTTCGCGGGCGTGCCGCCGGTCGTGCCCCGCCCGGTGGCCGAACTGGCACCGCTGCTCGACTGGTTGCGCGGTGGCCGTCCGGCCGGGGAGCGGCTGGACTTCACGGCGGGTACCGCGCTGCCCGACGGCCGGCTCGACCTGTGCAAGCAGGGGATCGGAGCGCAGGGTGCCGCGCTGGTCGCCGAGGCGCTGTCCGAGCGGTCCGAAGGGCCCTCCCCCGTAAGGCACTTGCTGCTCGGAACCGACGGGCTCGGCGACGAGGGCGCCGCCGCCGTGTCAGCGGGCGCGGACGTCGAGACGCTCTACCTCGGCTGCAACGGCATCACCGCGGGCGGCGCCTGCCGCATCGCCGACAACCTGCGCGCATCGCCACGCGTCGTCACCGGGGTGTGGCTCAAGCGCAACCCGCTCGACAGCGGGGGAGGGCAGGCCGCCGCCGAACTCATCGAAGCCGCACGGTCGTTGCGCACCCTCGACCTCGTCCAGACCGGGCTCGACGCGGCGGGCACGGTCGTCCTCGCCGACGCCCTCCTCGCCGCGGCGGAGAACGGCCGCCGCATCGAGCGGCTGTTCATCGGCGGCAACCCGTTGGGCGCGGACGGCGCCGTACCCCTCGCCGCGCTGATCGTCGCGGGCGCGATCGGCGAACTCTATGTGTCAGCGGCGCGGTTGGGCGACGGGGGCGCGCTCCGGCTCGCCGCCGCGCTGGAGCGGGCGCCGCACGGACGGCTCGGCCGGCTCTCCGTCGCCAGCAACGGCATCGGGCCGGGAGCCGCCGCCCGACTGGTGACAGCGGCGACCGCGGCCGGGGTCACGCTGCTCGACCTGGGGCGCGTACGGGCGGCTGCCGTCCTCGGCGCGGCCGACAACCGTGTCGACCTCACGGCCGCCGAGGCGATCGCGGACGCCCTCGCGAGCGCCGAACACCGCCTCACCCACCTGGTCCTCACCCACACCGGCATGCGCAGCCGCGAGGCCCACCGCCTCCTCGACACCGCACCGAGCGCCGTCACGGCCACCCGCTTCGTCCTCGGACAAGGCATCGCGACCAGCGTCAAGCGGCGCCTGGAGGCGCTGAGCGCGCACGTCCCGATGCCGTCGGTCCCGGCCGACGTCGCCGCCGTACGCAGCGTGCACCGCACGGCGCCCCCGGACGGCGACGACCACCGGTGA
- a CDS encoding SDR family oxidoreductase — protein MSEGGGITEDELAAFHRTVGKLRALSVDDPVRLRAEQVAASFARDGRVRRRKVRGAELSAADAAAMAATATGALDRREDAPLAHHHGAARAGGVFSKPRTCYVCKASYRQVDSFYHRLCPDCAADNTARRALATDLSGRRALLTGGRVKIGFQLALMMLRDGAELLVTSRFPHDTVRRFRAEPGSAKWLDRLTVLAVDLRDPRQVLGLCEQLRQEGEPLDILVNNAAQTVRRPPESYALLTAGEYAGLPEGARQAPGFTPMRALEGGPSALPVLLREADEAGLLPDPSPDNSWSARLGELDPAEVLETQLVNALAPALLCDRLLPLLLASPHPRRYVVNVTAVEGRFAVRNKMAGHPHTNMAKAALNMLTRTSAAELAQQGVHMCAVDTGWITDENPAPKKERMAGAGFRTPLDIVDGAARVYDPIVRGEAGEPLSGVFLKDYREAEW, from the coding sequence ATGAGTGAGGGCGGCGGGATCACGGAGGACGAGCTGGCGGCCTTCCACCGTACGGTCGGAAAGCTGCGGGCGCTGTCCGTGGACGACCCGGTGCGGCTGCGGGCCGAGCAGGTCGCCGCGTCCTTCGCGCGTGACGGGCGGGTGCGCAGGCGCAAGGTGCGCGGCGCCGAGCTGTCCGCCGCCGACGCAGCCGCCATGGCGGCGACCGCGACGGGTGCGCTCGACCGGCGGGAGGACGCGCCGCTGGCCCACCATCACGGTGCGGCCCGTGCGGGAGGCGTCTTCAGCAAGCCGCGCACCTGCTATGTCTGCAAGGCGTCCTATCGACAGGTCGACTCCTTCTATCACCGGCTGTGCCCGGACTGCGCCGCCGACAACACCGCCCGGCGCGCCCTCGCCACCGACCTGAGCGGCCGCCGTGCGCTGCTCACCGGGGGCAGGGTCAAGATTGGCTTCCAGCTGGCCCTGATGATGCTGCGCGACGGCGCCGAACTGCTGGTCACCAGCCGTTTCCCGCACGACACCGTGCGCCGCTTCCGGGCCGAGCCGGGGAGCGCGAAGTGGCTGGACCGGCTGACGGTACTGGCCGTCGACCTGCGTGACCCACGGCAGGTCCTCGGGCTGTGCGAGCAGCTGCGGCAGGAGGGCGAGCCGCTCGACATCCTGGTGAACAACGCCGCGCAGACAGTGCGACGGCCCCCGGAGTCGTACGCGTTGCTGACCGCGGGGGAGTACGCCGGGCTGCCCGAGGGAGCCCGGCAGGCACCGGGGTTCACGCCGATGCGCGCGCTGGAGGGAGGCCCCTCGGCGCTGCCCGTCCTGCTGCGCGAGGCCGACGAGGCGGGCCTGCTGCCCGATCCCTCCCCGGACAACTCCTGGTCGGCCCGGCTCGGCGAACTCGACCCGGCCGAGGTGCTGGAGACCCAACTGGTCAACGCGCTCGCCCCGGCGCTGCTCTGCGACCGGCTGCTCCCGCTGCTCCTCGCCTCGCCCCACCCGCGCCGCTATGTCGTCAACGTGACGGCCGTCGAGGGCCGCTTCGCCGTCCGCAACAAGATGGCCGGCCATCCGCACACCAATATGGCGAAGGCCGCCCTCAACATGCTCACCCGCACGAGCGCCGCCGAACTGGCGCAGCAGGGCGTGCACATGTGCGCGGTCGACACCGGCTGGATCACCGACGAGAACCCCGCTCCCAAGAAGGAGCGGATGGCGGGTGCGGGGTTCCGTACGCCGCTGGACATCGTGGACGGGGCGGCCCGGGTGTACGACCCGATCGTGCGCGGTGAGGCGGGAGAGCCCCTGTCCGGCGTGTTCCTCAAGGACTACCGGGAGGCGGAGTGGTGA
- a CDS encoding WhiB family transcriptional regulator has translation MHLETITPSDIAWQQQALCAQTGADFFFPEPGSSVREAKRICGMCEMRSACLEYALSNDERFGVWGGLSEKERLGLRRTDHN, from the coding sequence ATGCACCTGGAAACGATCACTCCGTCCGACATCGCCTGGCAGCAGCAGGCGCTGTGCGCGCAGACGGGGGCCGACTTCTTCTTTCCCGAGCCGGGCAGCTCGGTGCGCGAGGCGAAGCGCATCTGCGGGATGTGCGAGATGCGCTCCGCGTGCCTCGAATACGCGCTGAGCAACGACGAACGCTTCGGTGTCTGGGGTGGCCTCTCCGAGAAGGAGCGCCTCGGCCTCCGGCGCACCGACCACAACTGA
- a CDS encoding VOC family protein: MLTTRFVTGAPNWLDVGTSDIDGAISFYGGLFGWQFQSAGPDAGGYGFFQLDGKTVAGGMQTTPEQGPPSWTVYFQSPDAEATAKAAEQAKGAVLMQPMDVMGEGHMAILADEAGVPFGIWQPARTKGLDVAGDPGSLCWVELYTPDIAAAAAFYDSVFGWNTSAMPFPGGTYTCINPAGTEDEAMFGGVVPLADDPVEAESGAYWLPYFEVGDTDAVVSKTQELGGTVRMPATDMEGVGRIAKLADPYGARFAVIKSAPQQS, from the coding sequence ATGCTCACCACCCGTTTTGTCACGGGCGCGCCGAACTGGCTGGATGTCGGCACATCCGACATCGACGGCGCCATCTCCTTCTACGGAGGCCTCTTCGGCTGGCAGTTCCAGTCGGCGGGACCGGACGCCGGAGGCTACGGATTCTTCCAGCTCGACGGAAAGACCGTGGCCGGCGGCATGCAGACCACTCCTGAGCAGGGCCCGCCCTCCTGGACCGTGTACTTCCAGAGCCCTGACGCCGAGGCCACGGCCAAGGCGGCGGAGCAGGCCAAGGGCGCCGTGCTCATGCAGCCCATGGATGTGATGGGCGAGGGCCACATGGCGATCCTGGCCGACGAGGCGGGCGTGCCCTTCGGCATCTGGCAGCCGGCCCGCACCAAGGGCCTGGACGTGGCGGGGGATCCCGGCTCGCTGTGCTGGGTCGAGCTGTACACCCCGGACATCGCCGCGGCCGCCGCGTTCTACGACTCGGTCTTCGGCTGGAACACCTCGGCGATGCCGTTCCCGGGCGGGACCTACACCTGTATCAACCCCGCGGGGACGGAGGACGAGGCCATGTTCGGCGGCGTCGTCCCACTGGCCGACGACCCTGTAGAGGCCGAGTCGGGCGCGTACTGGCTGCCGTACTTCGAGGTCGGCGACACGGACGCCGTGGTCAGCAAGACCCAGGAGCTGGGCGGCACCGTCCGGATGCCGGCGACGGACATGGAGGGCGTGGGCCGCATCGCGAAGCTCGCCGACCCGTACGGGGCACGCTTCGCGGTGATCAAGAGCGCGCCGCAGCAGAGCTGA
- a CDS encoding patatin-like phospholipase family protein translates to MGDTALVLGGGAWVGGAWMAGVLAGLAEAGVEVAAADVVIGTSAGAIFGARLASGVTAAELYEVQLGGVDPIGLTVTLGQTARFLWAALGSRDPRRSVQRLGRAALAARTAPESEVFGAVGTLLGGVRQWPERELRITAVDARTGNLEAFDSSSGLTLLEAVAASCAVPVIWPPVSAGGRRWMDGGSRSTSNIHLARGYRRIVAISPIPKAVGPHPSAQRQAAELAADGARISLLTPDDTARRAMGRDMTDNSRRPAAARAGHAQATALAESVAEVWHG, encoded by the coding sequence ATGGGGGACACGGCGCTGGTACTCGGCGGTGGCGCGTGGGTCGGCGGGGCGTGGATGGCCGGAGTGCTCGCCGGACTCGCCGAGGCCGGTGTCGAGGTGGCGGCGGCCGATGTAGTGATCGGCACCTCCGCGGGCGCGATCTTCGGCGCCCGGCTCGCGTCCGGTGTCACCGCCGCCGAGCTGTACGAGGTTCAGCTCGGCGGTGTGGACCCCATCGGTCTCACCGTCACCCTGGGGCAGACGGCTCGCTTCCTGTGGGCGGCACTCGGCTCGCGGGACCCGAGGCGTTCCGTCCAGCGCCTCGGCCGCGCCGCGCTGGCCGCCCGAACCGCCCCCGAGTCGGAGGTCTTCGGCGCCGTCGGCACCTTGCTCGGCGGCGTACGGCAGTGGCCCGAGCGGGAGTTGCGGATCACGGCGGTCGACGCGCGGACCGGCAACCTTGAGGCGTTCGACTCGTCCTCGGGCCTGACCCTCCTCGAAGCGGTCGCCGCGAGCTGCGCGGTGCCCGTGATCTGGCCGCCCGTCAGCGCCGGGGGGCGCCGCTGGATGGACGGCGGCAGCCGCTCGACCAGCAACATCCATCTCGCTCGCGGCTACCGTCGCATCGTCGCGATCTCACCCATTCCGAAGGCGGTCGGCCCACACCCGAGTGCCCAGCGGCAGGCCGCCGAACTGGCCGCGGACGGGGCCCGCATCAGCCTCCTGACCCCGGATGACACCGCCCGCCGCGCGATGGGCCGCGACATGACGGACAACTCCCGCCGCCCGGCCGCCGCCCGCGCGGGTCACGCCCAGGCCACCGCCCTCGCGGAGTCCGTGGCCGAGGTGTGGCACGGCTGA
- a CDS encoding TetR/AcrR family transcriptional regulator, whose amino-acid sequence MTLGANGPDAAPRRRDAQRNRELLVEAAREVFAEQGLDAPLDVIARRAGVGNATLYRHFPSRAALVDEVFQDTLTGTMAVGERARTAEDAWTALLDYTETVFTGLAADRGAIDLMTTRLEGVATLEAVHAHNRETVDALLRRGREQGTVRGDLSTEDLLFALAALSRAVPALTATAPDAWRRPLALLLDGLRASPTAAPLPEPSLTAAQLGDVLGNLGPHRN is encoded by the coding sequence ATGACGCTCGGCGCGAACGGGCCGGATGCGGCACCACGGCGGCGCGACGCCCAGCGCAACCGCGAGCTGCTGGTCGAGGCGGCCCGCGAGGTGTTCGCGGAACAAGGGCTTGACGCGCCGCTGGACGTGATCGCCCGCCGGGCCGGCGTGGGAAACGCCACGCTGTACCGGCACTTCCCGAGCCGCGCCGCGCTCGTCGACGAGGTCTTCCAGGACACCCTGACGGGGACCATGGCGGTCGGTGAGCGGGCCCGGACGGCAGAGGACGCCTGGACGGCGCTACTGGACTACACGGAGACGGTCTTCACCGGACTGGCCGCCGACCGCGGCGCGATCGACCTGATGACCACGCGACTGGAGGGCGTCGCCACGCTGGAGGCCGTGCACGCCCACAACCGGGAGACGGTGGACGCACTCCTGCGCCGAGGCCGCGAACAGGGCACGGTGCGCGGCGATCTCAGCACCGAGGACCTCCTCTTCGCGCTGGCCGCGCTCTCCCGCGCCGTCCCGGCGCTCACCGCCACGGCACCGGACGCCTGGCGCCGCCCGCTCGCCCTCCTCCTCGACGGCCTGCGCGCCTCCCCGACCGCCGCCCCGCTGCCCGAGCCCTCGCTCACAGCGGCCCAACTCGGCGACGTCCTGGGGAACTTGGGGCCACACCGGAACTGA
- a CDS encoding LacI family DNA-binding transcriptional regulator, translating into MTDTASRPTLEAVAARAGVSRATASRVVNGGDGVREPLVERVRRAVEELGYVPNQAARSLVTRRHDAVAVVIAEPETRVFTDPFFALQLRGISKELTAHDSQLVLLLTEGRDDHVRVGRYLAGGHVDGALVFSLHLDDPLPGLIHGAGVPTVFGGRPGWGDGARNSVPTVYVDCDNRGGAREAVRHLVGLGRTRIAHITGALDQTSAVDRLDGFGDVMVDGDPALVAEGDFTPAGGERAMRELLERRPDVDAVFAANDLSASGALRVLRERGRRVPDDVAVIGFDDMLPIAEQTDPPLTSVRQDIEEMGRLMARLLLRRLDRGTGDESLGGDPSSVVLPTTLVRRVSA; encoded by the coding sequence GTGACCGATACTGCGTCGCGCCCCACACTGGAGGCCGTGGCCGCCCGGGCCGGAGTCTCCCGGGCCACCGCGTCGCGCGTCGTCAACGGCGGTGACGGCGTGCGCGAACCCCTCGTCGAACGGGTCAGGCGGGCCGTCGAAGAGCTCGGTTATGTTCCCAACCAGGCTGCGCGCAGCCTCGTGACGCGGCGGCACGACGCCGTCGCCGTCGTGATCGCCGAACCGGAGACCAGGGTCTTCACCGACCCCTTCTTCGCCCTCCAACTCAGGGGTATCAGCAAGGAGTTGACGGCACACGACTCGCAACTCGTGCTGCTGCTCACGGAGGGCCGCGACGACCACGTACGCGTGGGCCGCTATCTCGCCGGCGGCCATGTCGACGGCGCCCTCGTCTTCTCGCTGCACCTCGATGATCCGTTGCCCGGACTGATCCACGGAGCGGGCGTGCCGACCGTGTTCGGCGGCCGGCCCGGCTGGGGCGACGGCGCCCGCAACTCCGTACCCACGGTGTATGTCGACTGCGACAACCGGGGCGGAGCCCGCGAGGCCGTACGTCACCTCGTCGGGCTCGGGCGTACGCGGATCGCGCACATCACCGGCGCCCTCGACCAGACGTCCGCGGTCGACCGGCTGGACGGGTTCGGGGACGTCATGGTCGACGGCGATCCAGCGCTCGTCGCCGAGGGTGACTTCACGCCCGCGGGCGGCGAGCGCGCGATGCGGGAGCTGCTGGAGCGCCGCCCCGACGTGGACGCGGTGTTCGCCGCGAACGATCTGTCGGCCTCGGGAGCCCTGCGCGTACTGCGCGAGCGGGGACGGCGCGTGCCCGACGACGTCGCCGTGATCGGGTTCGACGACATGCTGCCGATCGCCGAGCAGACGGACCCGCCCCTGACATCGGTCCGTCAGGACATAGAGGAAATGGGCCGGTTGATGGCTCGACTCCTGCTGCGCCGCCTCGACCGCGGGACCGGGGACGAGAGCCTGGGAGGCGATCCGTCCAGTGTGGTGTTGCCGACGACGCTCGTACGAAGGGTCTCCGCCTGA